A single Cannabis sativa cultivar Pink pepper isolate KNU-18-1 chromosome 7, ASM2916894v1, whole genome shotgun sequence DNA region contains:
- the LOC115696279 gene encoding uncharacterized protein LOC115696279: MKELHELNFPGANLKYHYWATSMKVAGKILHCTSPFTACINLRKDFCDAVDDFFQSGNLHNGFNVTNVTLIPKLVNPKKVSHFRPISLCNVVYKVISKIIANRIKPVLPRLICPTQAAFVPGRSIQDNNVLIQEIIQSFKRKKGKEGFFTIKIDLDALIKGDIKGISLSRGGPRLSHLFFVDDLILVGRANLDEAKGLWQCLEKFCDWSGQRINKLKTSIFFSGNTSNGMKRAIKQALGLNCAMGNVNYLGLPLFRNRQKDADLNFILDNLINKLHGWKLKSLSKAGRATLIKSVGLALPVYAMHTTKFSKKLASKIDGMVRDFWWGYEQGNRGICLKAWDHLCLLKSLGGLGFRKSLEMNQALLAKWGWDLLNEE, translated from the exons ATGAAAGAATTGCATGAATTAAACTTCCCTGGAGCTAACTTAAAGTACCACTATTGGGCGACCTCTATGAAGGTAGCTGGGAAAATTCTGCATTGTACATCACCTTTCACTGCTT GTATAAATCTCAGGAAAGATTTCTGTGATGCGGTGGATGACTTCTTCCAATCGGGGAATTTACACAATGGATTTAATGTTACGAATGTGACCCTCATCCCTAAATTGGTGAACCCTAAGAAAGTGTCCCACTTTAGGCCGATTTCCCTGTGCAATGTTGTTTATAAGGTAATCTCCAAAATTATTGCAAACAGAATTAAACCTGTGCTACCGAGATTGATCTGCCCTACCCAAGCTGCTTTTGTTCCAGGGAGGAGCATTCAGGATAATAATGTTTTAATCCAGGAAATTATCCAGTCCTTTAAGaggaagaaaggaaaagaaggTTTTTTTACGATTAAAATTGACCTG GATGCCCTGATTAAAGGGGACATTAAAGGTATCAGTTTGAGCAGAGGTGGACCTAGATTGTCCCATCTTTtctttgttgatgatctaatTTTGGTAGGAAGGGCGAATTTGGACGAAGCTAAAGGATTATGGCAGTGTTTAGAAAAATTCTGTGATTGGTCTGGGCAAAGAATTAATAAACTCAAAACTTCCATCTTCTTCAGCGGTAATACGAGCAATGGTATGAAAAGGGCGATCAAGCAGGCTCTGGGACTGAACTGTGCAATGGGTAATGTTAATTATCTAGGTCTCCCACTATTTAGAAATCGCCAAAAAGATGCTGACTTAAATTTTATACTGGATAATCTGATAAATAAATTACATGGGTGGAAATTGAAATCGTTATCTAAGGCAGGACGTGCTACCTTGATCAAATCTGTTGGGCTAGCATTGCCAGTTTATGCTATGCATACGACCAAATTCTCTAAAAAACTTGCCTCTAAAATTGACGGAATGGTAAGAGATTTTTGGTGGGGATATGAGCAAGGAAATCGAGGAATCTGCCTTAAGGCCTGGGATCATCTGTGTCTTCTGAAATCTCTGGGTGGCCTAGGATTTAGAAAATCTTTAGAGATGAACCAAGCCCTTTTGGCCAAATGGGGCTGGGATCTTCTAAATGAGGAATAG